From a single Anomaloglossus baeobatrachus isolate aAnoBae1 chromosome 8, aAnoBae1.hap1, whole genome shotgun sequence genomic region:
- the MIEF1 gene encoding mitochondrial dynamics protein MIEF1, which yields MAGAGEKKGKKDDNGIGTAIDFVLSNARLVLGVGGAAMLGIATLAVKRMYDRAISAPASPSRSSQSGKRSWEEPSWLGSSTRLLNKDMKASVSRSLQTLPTDPSVFEQDSIQPKPPTRKTKSDLMRTRLKLSLQEKLFTYYKKYVAIPPGEQSHAKQAAIDICAELRNFIHSKFPDMPLRDMHLSGSLYDDLQVVRADHIQLMVPLSVENNLWSCVPGEETILNLPGFCLVRRENVEYFPRGTSYWDRCVVGGYLCPKAVVATFEKVVAGSINWPAIGSMLGYVIRPVVPSESLILEVQYDDDRKLFIDFLPLVAFGDRAAVAKAHRLPRFGNMWRLSQRGAETAALIGRDQQDSGCRGLCLKILKAICRYNIPLSHLTASHLTNILLHICEKEEDWSQGALADRFIQALRETVGYLENGNLPSALDPKVNLFSELTPDEVDEMGYFLYCSLSEPEGLLRTGD from the exons aTGGCAGGGGCTGGAGAGAAGAAAGGGAAGAAAGATGACAATGGCATTGGCACTGCCATAGACTTTGTGCTGTCTAATGCTCGCTTGGTGCTCGGAGTTGGTGGAGCTGCGATGCTCGGAATAGCAACCCTTGCAGTAAAGCGG ATGTATGACCGAGCTATTAGCGCTCCTGCTAGTCCTTCACGATCCAGTCAGTCTGGTAAGCGGAGCTGGGAAGAACCAAGTTGGTTGGGCTCATCCACACGTTTGTTGAACAAAGATATGAAGGCATCTGTGAGTCGCAGCCTGCAGACGCTCCCAACCGATCCTTCAGTATTCGAACAAG attCAATTCAACCAAAACCTCCAACTCGCAAAACCAAGTCTGATTTGATGAGGACTCGCTTAAAATTATCACTTCAGGAGAAGCTCTTTACTTACTACAAGAAGTATGTGGCCATTCCCCCCGGAGAGCAGAGCCACGCCAAGCAGGCGGCTATAGACATCTGCGCCGAACTACGCAACTTCATACACAGCAAATTCCCAGACATGCCCCTGCGAGACATGCACCTGAGTGGAAGCTTGTACGATGACTTGCAG GTTGTTAGAGCGGATCACATTCAACTTATGGTACCTCTCTCCGTGGAAAATAATTTATGGTCCTGCGTGCCCGGAGAAGAAACCATTCTCAATCTTCCAGGCTTCTGCCTTGTGCGTAGAGAGAATGTGGAGTACTTTCCTCGGGGGACCAGTTATTGGGACCGCTGCGTGGTAGGAGGTTATCTCTGTCCCAAGGCTGTGGTAGCCACCTTCGAGAAAGTGGTAGCTGGTTCTATTAACTGGCCAGCCATTGGCAGCATGTTGGGCTATGTAATCAGGCCGGTGGTGCCCTCAGAAAGCCTCATCTTAGAGGTCCAGTATGATGATGATCGAAAGCTCTTCATAGACTTTTTACCGTTGGTTGCTTTTGGGGACCGTGCCGCTGTTGCCAAAGCTCATAGACTGCCACGATTTGGGAACATGTGGCGGTTAAGCCAGCGTGGAGCAGAAACCGCTGCTTTGATTGGTAGAGATCAGCAAGATTCAGGCTGTCGGGGTCTCTGCCTAAAGATTCTGAAGGCGATATGTCGATACAACATACCTCTGTCCCATCTTACAGCCTCCCATCTCACCAATATCCTGCTTCATATTTGTGAAAAAGAGGAGGACTGGTCACAGGGGGCATTAGCCGACCGCTTCATTCAGGCACTTCGAGAGACTGTGGGATACCTAGAGAATGGGAATTTACCCTCCGCTTTGGACCCCAAGGTGAACTTGTTTTCTGAACTTACACCAGACGAAGTGGACGAGATGGGCTATTTTCTTTACTGCTCCCTATCGGAGCCGGAGGGGCTTCTCAGGACAGGAGATTGA
- the MIURF gene encoding mitochondrial ribosome and complex I assembly factor AltMIEF1 isoform X2 — translation MAGWSREAVLSLYRALLRQGRKLEFTDRDYYASYVRREFRKNQSLTKQEDKEKQLEKGQFFLRTNLGGLV, via the coding sequence ATGGCAGGCTGGTCTCGGGAGGCAGTCCTGTCGCTGTACCGCGCCCTCCTGCGCCAAGGGCGCAAGCTAGAGTTTACTGATCGGGACTACTATGCTTCATATGTGCGCAGAGAATTTAGGAAAAATCAGAGCCTTACCAAGCAGGAAGACAAAGAGAAGCAGTTGGAGAAAGGGCAGTTTTTCCTGAGGACCAATCTGGGAGGGTTGGTGTAA
- the MIURF gene encoding mitochondrial ribosome and complex I assembly factor AltMIEF1 isoform X1, with amino-acid sequence MRLCLVQTGWSISSLPAMAGWSREAVLSLYRALLRQGRKLEFTDRDYYASYVRREFRKNQSLTKQEDKEKQLEKGQFFLRTNLGGLV; translated from the coding sequence ACTGGCTGGTCCATCTCCTCTCTCCCTGCCATGGCAGGCTGGTCTCGGGAGGCAGTCCTGTCGCTGTACCGCGCCCTCCTGCGCCAAGGGCGCAAGCTAGAGTTTACTGATCGGGACTACTATGCTTCATATGTGCGCAGAGAATTTAGGAAAAATCAGAGCCTTACCAAGCAGGAAGACAAAGAGAAGCAGTTGGAGAAAGGGCAGTTTTTCCTGAGGACCAATCTGGGAGGGTTGGTGTAA